A stretch of DNA from Spirosoma endbachense:
CGTAATTTATACGTCACTACGTCGGCCGCAAATAAAGCACTAATTGATTCTCTGGAGAAATCCTTGAACGCTCAATTTAAAGAGTTGGATGAGCCCGTCAATCAACGTTCGATCGCGTTTGGACAAAAGATAGCTGATGCACTCTTTGAGTGGTCAAAAACCGACGGAGGCCATGAAGGTTACAGTCGTAATTTCCCGGCTAGTTTTGTGGTTCCTACTGGTCCTGGACTCTGGCAACCAACCGAAAATGGGCTGAAAATTCCTATGCAACCCTATTGGGGACAAAACCGGACATTTGTGAAAGCAAACAATGAGTTGCCAATGCCCAAACCGTTGCCGTATTCTACTGATGTTAAGTCGCCAATCTTCGCACAGTATCTCGATGTTTATGCGAAATCGAAGAATTTAACCCAGACAGAAAAAGAAATTGCAGTTTGGTGGGCCGACAACCCCACCGATACCTTCACTCCTCCGGGTCATTCATACAGTATCGCTACCATTGCGGTGAAAACAGCGAAAGCAAATCTGGCGAAAGCCGCCGAAACCTTCGCCAGAACAGGTATTGCCGTATCTGATGCTTTTGTTCTGTGCTGGCGGTGTAAATTCGTATATAACAATCTCCGTCCATATACCTACGTCCGACTGGCGATTGACCCAAAATGGATTCCGTTCTGGCCTGCCCCGCCATTTCCTGGATACCCGTCAGGTCATGCGACTCAATCGTCTTCGGCAGCTACGGTTCTGACTGATCTATATGGCGATAACTTCGCTTTTACTGACGACTCACACGTGGGTCGTGGAAAAGACGTAAGCCGAAATGTTGAATTTAAGCCTCGCTCCTTTAAATCCTTTGTTGAATCAGCTCAGGAATCGGCGGATTCGCGCTTCTATGGAAATATTCATACCCGCCAGGATAACGAAACAGGATTGGTCGAGGGAAAGAAAATAGGCGCTAATATTAACGCGCTGACCTGGAAAAAATAAATGCTGTAATCTGGCAATTAATGGTTGATTTTCAGACTTCCAGCGTCCCTTATCGCATGCCTGCCAGCATTTCGTCTCTGGTAGGGCGGTCAGCGTTTAGGTCATAGCTAATACCTTCCAGGTCAAGATAATTCATAAAAGCAGGGTAAGATCCCTTTTCGACCGAAAATATATACCAGTTCTCATAAGGTTCATTAAAGAGCTCTACTTCGGTCAGTGAGGCTTTTTTCAGCAAAGCCCGATACTGTCTCGGTTCAAGATCCGCTTGCTTGATCAGGAAATACCACATTTGATTTTTGGTTCTACAGCACTAAACAAAAACCCTGCATAACTGGATGCTATGCAGGGTTTTTGTTTAGTGTTCCGGTAATCGTACCCGAGTTATTTATTAACTGCCAGAATGTAATCGGCCAGCACCAAACCTGCCTCAGTCAGATACAGATCTTTTTTCTTCTTTGGTGCAGTAGGTGATCCGGTTTCGTCAACCGGAGCCGTTACCTGCGAAACTTTATTAGCCGCAGCCCGCTTGCGTTCAGCCTCATCCCGTTCTTTCCGGCGCTTAGCTTCCTGCAACGATACAACCGTATTCTCTTTTGCTTTTTTGAAATCAGCCAGATCCTGGGCCAATTGCTTCAATTCTGGATCCGATTTAAGACGTTGATCGAAACGATCCCGTAGACGGGTTAAAATTTTATCGTCAAGGCCATGCGATTGCTCATAGCGAGTTGAGTTAATCTGGTCCCAGGGTAGCGCACTTGGCTGCGAGCTTTCGCCGTACTCTTCAGCCGAGAAAGCGGATGGGAGTTCAATATCCGGCGTAACACCTTTATGCTGCGTGCTGCTGCCATTGATGCGATAGAACTTCTGAATCGTCATCTTTACCTGACCAACCTTCTCCGGTTCTTTGGGCAACCATTGATTCAGGTCGATCAGCGTCTGAACGGTTCCTTTGCCAAAAGTCTGTCCACCAACAATAATACCACGCTTATAATCCTGAATAGCCGCAGCAAAAATCTCCGAAGCCGAAGCGCTGAAGCGGTTTACAAGCACGGCCATTGGTCCATCGTAGGTTACTGATGGATCAGGGTCTGTATATACCTCCGTTTCGCCTGTTGACTCACGAACCTGTACCACGGGGCCTTTCGGAATGAATAATCCGGTCAGGTTAATGGCTTCGGTCAGAGAACCACCTCCGTTGTCGCGCAGGTCGATGACAATACCGTCAACTTTTTCGCCTTTCAATTCCTCTACAAACTTTTTAACATCACTCGTTGTGCTGCTAAAACCTTCTTCGCGCTTCCGGGCTCCCTCAAAATCACGATAGAACATCGGAATGTTGATAACGCCGATCTTGAAAGGCCGACCATTGTCGGATACTTCAATGACTTCTTTCTTGGCGCGCTGCTCTTCCAGTTTGATTTTCTCGCGTACCAGCCGAATCTCTTTGGGGGGAGCACCTGCCAACGCATTAGGCGAAATAACCTGCAATCGTACAACCGTACCTTTAGGCCCCTTAATGAGTTTGACCACATCATCGACCTGCCAGTTCATGGTGTTGACCATTGGTCCGTTATCGCCCTGTGCTACACCAGCGATCTTATCGTCTTTATTGAGCAGTTTGCTCTTGAAAGCCGGTCCACCGGGCAGAACATCGGTGATGCGAATATAATCGCCATCTTCGCGAAGCATAGCTCCGATACCTTCCAGCGACTGGCTCATTTCCTGATTGAAACGATCGGCGTTGGTAGGCGACAGGTAATTTGTATGTGGGTCAAGAGCCTCCGCAAACGAGTTCATGTACATTTGAAACACGTCGGCGCTCTTAATGCGGTTAATTGCTTTGTCGAGGTTCGAGTAGCGTTGCGTCATCAAGGCCGTTACGGCACTATCCTTACGGCTACCCAGACGAAGCTCCAGCTCCTGATTTTTCAGAATCTTACGCCAGAGTTCATTTTGTTCATCTACCGTTTTAGGCCAGGCGGCTTTTTCGCGATCGGTATTGAACGTTTCGTCGGCAGTAAATGAGAATGGTTTTTTAAGCTGGTCCTTGATAAAATCGCTACGCTCCTGGTAACGTTTCCGGAATACATTGTAGAGATCATAGGCCGCCGTAAGATCACCATTAACGAGTGCATCGTCAATCTGGTAACGATATTTCTCGAAAGCGGCCACATCAGACGCCAGCAGGTATGTTTTGCTGTTATCGACCTCTTTCAAGTAATTATCCCATACGACGGATGACAGTGAGTCATTCAGCCGTACCTTGCGGTAATGGTAGGTTGTTAGTAGTTTAGCTACCAGCGTTTCTACTTTCTCCTGCGAGATTGATGGTTTCAGGTCGTCTGTTGGAGACGACGTTAGCGCCCCCTGAAGGGGTGCACCGCCCGGAGTGGAAGCTCCTGAAGGCGAATCCGGCTGAAAGCTTAGCATCAGCACGGGCAATAGGGTCACCAGATACTTCTTCATCTACATTACCCAAGTTAATTGCGAATGTATAAATGAGCGAATGAGTGAATTAATTCTGTATTCCTTACGAATTCACTCATTCGTTTATTCACCATTCACTTATTGTTTAACAATATCAAGCAATTCGACATCAAATACCAGTGTTGAGCCTGGTTTGATATCAGCACCAGCTCCCCGATCGCCATAAGCAAGATCTGAAGGAATGTACAGTTTCCATTTAGAACCAACCGGCATCAACTGGAGCGCTTCTGTCCATCCTTTAATGACCTCGTTCACACCAAATTCGGCGGGCTGACCACGTTCAACGGAGCTATCGAATACTTTTCCGTCCAGCAATCGACCCGTATAATGTACTTTAACCCGATCCGTGGCTGTTGGTTTAGCACCGGTTCCTTCTTTTTCAACAGAATACTGTAATCCACTGGCTGTTGTCACTACACCTGCCTTCGCTTTATTCTCGGTTAGAAAAGCGGTACCAATCTTTTTATTTTCAGAAGAGACTTTCAGGCTTTCGGCATTCCGAACGGCCATCTGTTTTTGGGCATATGCATTCAGTAGCTGACCTGCCTGTTCCTGAGACAATTTAGTCTTTTGCCCTTGTAATGCATCTTCAAGACCTTGTGTAAGT
This window harbors:
- a CDS encoding vanadium-dependent haloperoxidase — protein: MLVFIHSCRVQPVDPTQPGTGSPTGKTADQYSADVAIQWASLQLKLTKSTAGFPPPVASRAYGYAGIAMYESIAPGIIDHKSLVGQLQGLTTLPLPEANQTYNWALSANAAQASIIRNLYVTTSAANKALIDSLEKSLNAQFKELDEPVNQRSIAFGQKIADALFEWSKTDGGHEGYSRNFPASFVVPTGPGLWQPTENGLKIPMQPYWGQNRTFVKANNELPMPKPLPYSTDVKSPIFAQYLDVYAKSKNLTQTEKEIAVWWADNPTDTFTPPGHSYSIATIAVKTAKANLAKAAETFARTGIAVSDAFVLCWRCKFVYNNLRPYTYVRLAIDPKWIPFWPAPPFPGYPSGHATQSSSAATVLTDLYGDNFAFTDDSHVGRGKDVSRNVEFKPRSFKSFVESAQESADSRFYGNIHTRQDNETGLVEGKKIGANINALTWKK
- a CDS encoding FKBP-type peptidyl-prolyl cis-trans isomerase, which produces MKFNQWMLASVASAVFVAGAATAQVKKPAVKKPVAAKPASAAKPATTGALVSSQDSISYSIGLFMAQNLKQQGMTDLNSALLTQGLEDALQGQKTKLSQEQAGQLLNAYAQKQMAVRNAESLKVSSENKKIGTAFLTENKAKAGVVTTASGLQYSVEKEGTGAKPTATDRVKVHYTGRLLDGKVFDSSVERGQPAEFGVNEVIKGWTEALQLMPVGSKWKLYIPSDLAYGDRGAGADIKPGSTLVFDVELLDIVKQ
- a CDS encoding carboxy terminal-processing peptidase, encoding MKKYLVTLLPVLMLSFQPDSPSGASTPGGAPLQGALTSSPTDDLKPSISQEKVETLVAKLLTTYHYRKVRLNDSLSSVVWDNYLKEVDNSKTYLLASDVAAFEKYRYQIDDALVNGDLTAAYDLYNVFRKRYQERSDFIKDQLKKPFSFTADETFNTDREKAAWPKTVDEQNELWRKILKNQELELRLGSRKDSAVTALMTQRYSNLDKAINRIKSADVFQMYMNSFAEALDPHTNYLSPTNADRFNQEMSQSLEGIGAMLREDGDYIRITDVLPGGPAFKSKLLNKDDKIAGVAQGDNGPMVNTMNWQVDDVVKLIKGPKGTVVRLQVISPNALAGAPPKEIRLVREKIKLEEQRAKKEVIEVSDNGRPFKIGVINIPMFYRDFEGARKREEGFSSTTSDVKKFVEELKGEKVDGIVIDLRDNGGGSLTEAINLTGLFIPKGPVVQVRESTGETEVYTDPDPSVTYDGPMAVLVNRFSASASEIFAAAIQDYKRGIIVGGQTFGKGTVQTLIDLNQWLPKEPEKVGQVKMTIQKFYRINGSSTQHKGVTPDIELPSAFSAEEYGESSQPSALPWDQINSTRYEQSHGLDDKILTRLRDRFDQRLKSDPELKQLAQDLADFKKAKENTVVSLQEAKRRKERDEAERKRAAANKVSQVTAPVDETGSPTAPKKKKDLYLTEAGLVLADYILAVNK